A region of the Gemmatimonadota bacterium genome:
CAGGTAATACAGCACCCCGGCCATCGCCACGTGCGCCTCGGCCAGTTGCTCGTCCAGCTCCACCGCCCTCTGCGCGGCGGCTTTCGATTCCTCGTAGACGTCCAGTGGCAGGACGTAATTGAAGAAAGCGCTGTACTGGAGGCACAGCGCTAGCTCCGCTTGAGCCGGGGCATAGGCCGGATCGAGCCGGGAGGCCTCGCGCATCAGGTCGATACCCTGTTGCATCTCCTGTGGACTCCAGTTTTCACACAGGTAACGCCCTTGCAGGTAGCGTTCATATGCAGCCGGGCTCACCGTCCGGCTCGCGCTGAGTCGTGACGCTTCTTCCGGCGTCACCTCGACCCGGATCTGTGCCACGATCTCCCGCGCCACCTCGCCGTAGAGCGCCAGGATATCGGTCAATTCGCGATCGTAGTTCTCGGCCCACAGGTGGCGGTCGGTGCCGGCCTCGATCAATTGGGCAGTGACCCGCACGGTACTGCCGGCACGCAGCACGGAGCCCGTGACCACGGCGTCGACGCCCAGTTCACGTGCGATCTGCCGCAGCGATTTCTCGGAATCCTTGTAGGCCATGGCCGAGATGCGCGAGATCACGCTCAGGGCTTCGACCTTGGAAAGCTCGGTGATCAGCGCCTCGTGCATGCCGGACACGAAATAGGCCTGGGCCGGGTCGTTGGTCAGATCATCCAGAGGCAGCACCACGATCGCGTCGATCCGGGACGGCGATCCCGCACTCCCGGATCCGCCGTCCCAGTCACGCGAGTACAGGGCGTAGCCTGCGGCGGTGAGCAGCGCCAGCGCGATGAGGGCATCGAGCTTGTATGACCGTGAACCCTGTGTTGCAGTTTCCCCTGGCCCGTCTTCACGGCGCAAGCCCTCCGGGGTCAATTGGAAGGCCCAGGCCAGCACCAGGGCGACCGGAAAGCCCAGCACCAGCAGGACGAATATCAGGCTGCCGGTCCATTCAGGCAGGGGCAGGAAATCCATGAACACGTCCGCCACCTGCAACACCAGCCAGCTGACTACGAGGTACAGCGCGGGGACCCGGTACACCTTTCGGCGTTTCAACTCATCGAAGAATGACATCCAGATCCTTGTCGCTCGGCGGCTGGGCGATCAAACCTTTTCATTGCAGCCTAGACGTTACAGGCGCCAGACCGTATTAGCCAAGTTCACGGAAGACCCTTAGCTGTCTTCCGGCCCAATGCTGAAGAGCTTCAACATGCCCTTATCTGAGGAGCCCGGGACCTCGGAGACCCACGCGTAATCGCCACTCTCGAGCACCACGGTGAAGTAGCCGGTGGTGCCGGCCGGCATCTCATTGCTGCCGCCCAGGAACACGGCGGGAGCGGGGGTCTGGAGGCCCATGGGCTGCCTCCAGTCCATCCACCGCTCCAGCTCCGCGATGTCCACGTCGTCGGTGATGCGTACCAGATGGATGTCATGTTCGACGAAATTCTCGTGGACGGTCTGATCAACGAAGCGCACGGCCACCGTATGCTCCCCGGGAACCAGCTTTCCCTCCACCTCGATCCCACCTGCTGTGGAGATCTCGATCTGAATGGTAGAGCTGGGCTCCACGGCTTCCGACGACTCGTCGGTGACCGTGAACTCGTGAACCATACCGTTGATCGAGGGGTCAGGGTTGTAGCTGTGGAAGACGCCGTTGGTCTTCACATAGCACTCCAACAGGTAGGTGCCTGGCTCCAGAAAGACCGTGGCCTGGCTGGTGCGGCCTGGCGACGTGAGTCCGGGGCCACCCAGGAAGACGATCTCGCCGAACCAGGCGGGGAGATCTCCGAATCTCCGGAGCGCAGCGTCGACCTCGCCTGCGCTCAGAAGATCCAAACCGTCCTGGAACACCGGGGCGACCTCTGCCTGCTGCGACTCGATCCCCTGACCATCAGGGAGCCGCTCCACCACCGCGAAGTGGATCATCGGGGTTTCGTTCCTGAAGCGGAACGTCGTCCATCCTGATGGGATCTCGTCGGGCGCAACCAATGTCATGCCGCGAGCGATGACATCGACGACACCCGGGGTGTCCGCCGGGTCGAGAGATTCCGATGGGCTGTCGTCGCGCGGAGCGCATGCTCCGGCCAATAAGAGCAGGGCGGTCGCGAGTCCGATTCGCTTCATCCAGGCATCCTCCGGTGTTGATCATTCCCACAGGGCGGCAATCGATATGGGAGGAGGGATAAGGAATTCAACCGCGGTACGAAAGCGGAAGGGATGGCACCACCTGTCATCCGCCAGTTCCGGTGGCGTGGAGCTTCGCTAGCTTCGCGACCCCTTCCTCGAGATCGGACTTTGCCGTGCGTAGGACCCAGGTCCCGCACGAAGAACTCCTTCCTCACCGGTTCCGTCGCGCGCCCCCGATGTCTCAGCGCCGGTTGCTACTCGACTCCGGGATCGACCTTTCCGGAGCGCCTCCACGATCCGGGGAACCTGCGCCTCCGGCGTGGCGCACAGCGCCACCCTCACCGCACCCTCACGTCGCGTGCTCCGCTACTTCCGCACGCACGGCCTACTCGACGGTGACTTACTCCTCGATCAGACCTGAGCGCCACCTTCGACCCCACGCTTGCCGATCCCGGCCCTTTCTAGTCCGTCGCTTCCAGCCTCTTGGGGTCGTAGGTCTCGCCGCTGCGCCACAGCGCCAGCATGATCGAGCCGATCTGTCGCGCGATGGTCTGCTTCGCAAGGTTCGGTTTCGTGCCGCCGTCCAACAGGCTCTGGTAGTGGTCGCCGCACCCTTGAACACGCGCTTCAGCGTGTGGTTGAAGTTCCGGTTCAGGCGCCGCGTCTGCTGTACCGGTCTCCTCACTCACCGCCCGCTCGCTTCCCACACCCAGTCCGACGAGGTCCGCGTCACCACGCGAGCCCGCAATACGACCAGAAATTGCCGCGGCTCTGGAATCGATATGGCGTCGCCTCGGCGAGCATCCTCTTCTCGGCCTTCACCCGCAGAGCCGCGAGCGCGAGGTGAACGCCTCTTCACTTTTGGGGCTGCTTTGCTGCTGATCCAAACCAGTAGCGGACGCCGTGCCTCCCATGATGCCTATCCATGCAAGGGCAGGTGAGAGCCGACGGGGGCGGGAGGGACGGCACCCTCGGGTTCAGGTGAGAGCAGCAGGAGCAACAGGGACCGACGAGGTAAGGTGAGGGCGTACTATCAGTTTGACCATCAGTCGTGATACTCGCGCCCCTCACATCTTTCCCGCATCTTGCGTTTCATGCCGACCCCATGAACCAACTGAACGCAGCCCTCGAACGCGTGGTATCACGTGGGGCCTAGTGTCCTTTCGTGGCTCTCGAAGGATTGCAGCATGTTGGTGGACAGGTAGGAAGCATGGAACCTTCGCCGCATAGTTTCTTCCGCAGCCTCCGCGAGCGGAAGATCGTCCAGTGGCTCGTAGTTTACCTCACGGGCTCGTGGGCAACGTTGGAGGTTGTCGCCACGCTCGCGGAAACGGTTCAGTTCCTGGAATCCGTCCAAGCGATGCTGCCGATTCTGATCGCACTGGGGATCCCAGTGGTGCTGGTGCTCGCCTGGTACCACGGCGAGAAGGGACGACAGCGCTTTAGCGGGGCCGAGCTGGTGATTCTGGCGACGCTTCTGGCTGGCCTTGGCGGTGTATTCACGTTGTTCAGCGGCGGCCGCGCGTACCGGCCACGGGCTGGCACCGCCACGGTACTCGGCGCGGACTTCGAGCCCGCGCCGGCCATCGCCGTGCTGCCGAGTGTCGCCGCAGGTGCGGGTGCCGAAGACATTGGCGAAGGCATCGTGAGCGTGCTTTCGTCTGGTCTGGACGCCGTGTCGGGGTGGCGGGCCGTGAGCCCCCGAACCGTGCGGGCGCGGTGGGCCGAGCGTGTCCCGGAGGGCGGTACGGCCGATGAGTCCACAGCTCTCGAGATCGCCGTGGCGACCGGTGCGACGTACGCCGTCCTCCCGACTACGACCGTGCTGGGGAGTGTGGTACGCGTCTCCGTCGACATCTACGATCTCAGAAATCCGGGAGCGGCCGCGTGGTCGATCGAGCGCTCTGGGAACCCCGGAGATCTTCTCCCGCTGGCGGATGGCCTGGCAGTGGAGATCCTCGGTGCGGTCCTCCAGGGGGAAGGGCAGATTCCCGCCGTCGACCTCTCGCGCACCACGAGTGAATCACCCGAGGCACTGCGCGCGTTCTTGCAGGGCGAGGTGCTCTACCGCGAATACCGTCTGGAAGACGCGCGAGACGCCTTCAACCTCGCGCTCGATCACGACCCGACCTTCGCCCGCGCACACTATCGGCTGATGGAAGTCCACGGCTGGGGCGCGACGATGTCAGATCCACTTGTCCTGCGACATCAGCGTCTCG
Encoded here:
- a CDS encoding tetratricopeptide repeat protein codes for the protein MSFFDELKRRKVYRVPALYLVVSWLVLQVADVFMDFLPLPEWTGSLIFVLLVLGFPVALVLAWAFQLTPEGLRREDGPGETATQGSRSYKLDALIALALLTAAGYALYSRDWDGGSGSAGSPSRIDAIVVLPLDDLTNDPAQAYFVSGMHEALITELSKVEALSVISRISAMAYKDSEKSLRQIARELGVDAVVTGSVLRAGSTVRVTAQLIEAGTDRHLWAENYDRELTDILALYGEVAREIVAQIRVEVTPEEASRLSASRTVSPAAYERYLQGRYLCENWSPQEMQQGIDLMREASRLDPAYAPAQAELALCLQYSAFFNYVLPLDVYEESKAAAQRAVELDEQLAEAHVAMAGVLYYLEFDRAAAELELQRALELNPGSVKALIHSSWLLGESGRFEDALPPTLKAIELDPLNTSANHALGQIYLLARDFDAAIEAFDKALALDRGDPVLVAWPAWAYVEQGELQRALDLSRTAVELSGRAPLYVSQLAYIHARMGSLDEARRLREELRQSDLAAASDLALVHIGLGEYEEAIDQLELAFEQRNGALVYIHHGARFDPLRDYPRFQRLLNRFDR